The following are encoded together in the Lagopus muta isolate bLagMut1 chromosome Z, bLagMut1 primary, whole genome shotgun sequence genome:
- the LOC125686502 gene encoding chymotrypsin inhibitor-like, with protein MHAPMPAMPTKELLVLALMLVAFVSASGAELEEENGLRRPRCGEMAELQACPLLHLPICGSDGNTYANECLLCVQKMKTRQDIRILNDGECQDI; from the exons ATGCATGCACCCATGCCAGCCATGCCCACAaaggagctgctggtgctggcgCTGATGCTGGTAGCCTTCGTTTCTGCCAGTG GGGCAGAGCTGGAAGAGGAGAACGGCCTGAGAAGG CCGAGGTGTGGAGAgatggctgagctgcaggccTGCCCCCTGCTGCACTTGCCCATCTGTGGGAGCGATGGGAACACCTATGCCAATGAGTGCttgctctgtgtgcagaaaaT GAAAACCAGGCAAGATATCCGGATTTTGAATGACGGGGAGTGTCAAGATATCTGA